The Acidobacteriota bacterium genome has a window encoding:
- a CDS encoding protein kinase has product MTPARWQQVDQWLEAALEQPLAERAAFLAQTCNGDEALRQEVLSLVAGSARADDFFEAPPVAEMSAALQRAESAVAPGQHIGPYRILRELGRGGMGVVLLAVRDDDVYQKQVAIKLVSPNPLQPELLRRFRRERQILANLDHPHIARLLDGGNTEQGWPYLVMEYIEGVPLAQYCQQQKTPLAQRLALFRDVCGAVQYAHQNLIIHRDLKPGNILVTAAGEAKLLDFGIAKLLDPQHHQLTAHATLTGTQLMTPEYASPEQMRGEQITTASDVYSLGVLLYELLTGQSPYRFKSQALPEIIRTVCEDEALPPSVRMGQSTVGADLRVCQRTVGADLRVGPGRGLTSAGLSDAIGADTQVGPYPVLPAELKGDLDLIALTALNKEVPRRYGSVEQLSEDLRRYLAGEPILARTATFGYRIGKFVRRNQLGVSTAVLVLLTLIGGIIGTTWQARVAQEQARVNRRLAYAGQMHQAVQAWEIANMEQLGDLLEQSKPQPGEEDLRGFEWYHLWRLAYRHGERYSLPHPSDVWAVGYSPDGQRIASGCADNKLRVWDAATGRALATFSGHTGNIWAIAFSPDGQRIATASGDRTAKLWDAATGRELLTFNGHTNQVMSVAFAPDGKTLATGGRDNTLKLWDVGTGRELRSLQSNASWVNAVAFSPDGRLLATGHAITPNLKLWDAATGRELRAFNEFACAVLSVAFAPDGKSVAVGYRNRFAQLFEVSSGKLLAMFKGHAGEIRTVALSPDGKLLATGSADRTVKLWRAVTGEEVATLKGHLGQIWSVAFAPDGQRLITSGDDHTARLWDIPAALEFTALKFLGGQQAFALFSPDGRILAVTGQTYTVRLLDAATGQELVTIAERADLTSLAFSPDGKSLATGNRDGKVSLWDADTGQEFMTFKGHTAQVNAVTYSPDGQRLATASSDKTVKVCQAATGQELFTFKGHTKLVRAVAFSPDGKRLASAGYDNVARLWDSATGRELAVLNGHTEPLLALAFAPDGKTLATGSADNTAKLWDVATGRALGTFKGHAGHVRCLAFSPDGTRLATGSAEGMVRLWDVATQQEIIALKGHDDAVGSVAFAPDGQTLVSSGTDGVVRFWRAATRQEVTGMGGQ; this is encoded by the coding sequence ATGACACCGGCACGCTGGCAACAAGTTGACCAATGGCTCGAAGCCGCGCTCGAACAGCCACTGGCTGAACGCGCGGCCTTCCTGGCACAGACTTGCAACGGGGACGAGGCGTTGCGGCAAGAGGTCTTGTCGCTGGTGGCTGGCAGCGCGCGCGCCGACGATTTCTTTGAAGCGCCGCCGGTCGCCGAAATGAGCGCGGCGTTGCAACGCGCCGAGTCCGCCGTTGCGCCGGGACAGCATATCGGCCCGTACCGGATTTTGCGCGAGTTGGGGCGCGGCGGCATGGGCGTAGTGCTGCTGGCGGTGCGCGACGATGATGTTTATCAAAAGCAGGTCGCCATCAAACTGGTTTCGCCCAATCCGCTGCAACCGGAATTGCTGCGGCGCTTCCGGCGCGAGCGGCAGATTCTGGCCAATCTGGATCATCCGCACATCGCGCGTTTGCTGGACGGCGGCAACACGGAGCAAGGCTGGCCGTATCTGGTGATGGAATACATCGAGGGTGTGCCGCTCGCGCAGTACTGCCAGCAACAAAAGACGCCGCTGGCCCAGCGGTTGGCGCTCTTCCGCGATGTGTGCGGCGCGGTGCAATACGCGCATCAGAACCTGATCATTCATCGCGATCTGAAACCCGGCAACATTCTGGTCACAGCGGCGGGTGAGGCAAAGCTGCTGGATTTCGGGATCGCCAAACTGCTTGACCCGCAACATCACCAGCTTACGGCGCATGCGACGCTCACCGGGACACAGTTGATGACGCCCGAATACGCCAGCCCCGAGCAAATGCGTGGCGAACAGATCACCACGGCCAGCGATGTTTACAGCCTGGGCGTGCTGCTTTACGAACTACTGACCGGCCAATCCCCCTATCGTTTCAAAAGCCAGGCGTTGCCCGAAATCATCCGTACCGTTTGCGAAGACGAAGCCCTGCCGCCCAGCGTGCGCATGGGCCAAAGTACAGTCGGGGCAGACCTGCGTGTCTGCCAACGTACCGTAGGGGCCGACCTGCGTGTCGGCCCCGGTCGGGGTTTGACGTCTGCGGGTTTGTCTGACGCCATCGGGGCCGACACGCAGGTCGGCCCCTACCCTGTTTTGCCAGCCGAGTTGAAAGGCGATCTGGACCTCATCGCGCTGACCGCTTTGAACAAAGAAGTGCCGCGCCGTTATGGCTCAGTCGAACAATTGAGCGAAGACCTGCGGCGTTATCTGGCTGGGGAACCGATTCTGGCGCGCACCGCTACGTTTGGTTACCGCATCGGCAAATTTGTACGCCGCAACCAACTCGGCGTGAGTACCGCCGTGCTCGTCCTGTTGACGCTGATTGGCGGGATTATCGGCACGACCTGGCAGGCGCGCGTGGCACAAGAACAGGCGCGCGTGAATCGCCGCTTGGCTTACGCCGGGCAAATGCATCAGGCCGTGCAAGCCTGGGAGATCGCCAACATGGAGCAGTTGGGCGATTTGCTCGAACAATCCAAACCCCAGCCCGGCGAAGAGGATTTGCGTGGCTTCGAGTGGTATCACCTGTGGCGGTTGGCCTATCGCCACGGCGAACGCTACAGCCTGCCGCATCCGAGCGACGTTTGGGCGGTGGGTTACTCACCTGATGGCCAACGCATTGCTTCGGGTTGTGCCGATAACAAGCTGCGCGTGTGGGATGCCGCCACCGGGCGCGCACTGGCCACGTTCAGCGGACACACGGGGAACATCTGGGCGATCGCTTTTTCACCCGACGGTCAGCGCATCGCCACGGCGAGCGGGGATCGCACGGCGAAATTGTGGGACGCGGCGACGGGGCGCGAACTCCTCACCTTCAACGGCCATACCAACCAAGTGATGTCCGTGGCGTTTGCGCCGGACGGCAAGACGCTGGCTACTGGCGGCCGCGACAACACGCTGAAATTGTGGGACGTGGGCACAGGCCGCGAACTGCGCAGCCTGCAAAGCAACGCCAGTTGGGTCAATGCCGTGGCGTTTTCGCCGGATGGCCGGCTGCTGGCAACGGGGCACGCCATTACCCCTAACCTCAAATTGTGGGACGCCGCCACGGGCCGGGAGCTGCGCGCTTTCAATGAATTTGCGTGTGCCGTTTTGTCGGTGGCGTTTGCGCCGGATGGCAAGAGCGTGGCAGTGGGTTACAGAAACCGCTTCGCGCAATTGTTTGAGGTCAGCAGCGGCAAACTGCTCGCCATGTTCAAAGGTCACGCCGGTGAGATCAGAACCGTGGCGTTATCACCAGATGGAAAGTTGCTGGCGACGGGCAGCGCTGATCGCACCGTTAAGTTGTGGCGGGCGGTGACGGGTGAGGAAGTGGCTACGCTGAAAGGCCACCTGGGCCAGATTTGGTCAGTGGCCTTTGCGCCGGACGGCCAGCGCCTCATCACCAGCGGCGATGACCACACCGCCAGGCTATGGGACATTCCCGCTGCGCTGGAATTCACGGCGCTCAAGTTTCTTGGTGGTCAGCAAGCCTTTGCGCTGTTCTCACCCGATGGCCGGATACTGGCGGTAACAGGTCAGACCTACACCGTCAGGTTATTAGATGCCGCCACCGGCCAGGAACTCGTGACCATCGCCGAGCGGGCTGACCTCACATCGTTGGCCTTCTCGCCTGACGGGAAAAGTCTGGCCACTGGAAATCGGGACGGCAAAGTGAGTTTGTGGGATGCGGACACCGGTCAAGAGTTCATGACTTTCAAAGGTCACACGGCACAGGTCAACGCCGTGACGTATTCACCCGACGGCCAACGGCTGGCGACGGCTAGCTCGGACAAAACGGTGAAGGTCTGCCAGGCTGCTACGGGGCAGGAACTCTTCACGTTCAAAGGACACACCAAGCTGGTGCGCGCTGTCGCCTTTTCGCCGGATGGCAAACGCCTGGCTTCCGCCGGTTACGACAACGTCGCGCGCCTCTGGGACAGTGCCACGGGCCGGGAACTGGCGGTGCTCAACGGTCACACAGAGCCGCTGCTGGCGCTGGCCTTTGCGCCGGATGGCAAGACGCTGGCGACCGGCAGCGCCGACAATACGGCGAAGTTGTGGGACGTGGCGACGGGCCGCGCACTCGGCACCTTCAAGGGGCACGCGGGCCACGTTCGCTGTCTGGCGTTTTCGCCGGATGGCACCAGACTGGCGACCGGCAGCGCCGAAGGAATGGTCAGATTGTGGGATGTCGCGACGCAGCAGGAGATCATCGCGCTGAAAGGCCACGACGACGCGGTCGGTTCCGTCGCTTTTGCGCCCGACGGCCAGACGCTGGTCAGCAGCGGCACCGATGGTGTCGTGCGGTTCTGGCGCGCGGCGACGCGGCAGGAAGTGACGGGTATGGGCGGCCAGTAA